From one Dermacentor silvarum isolate Dsil-2018 chromosome 3, BIME_Dsil_1.4, whole genome shotgun sequence genomic stretch:
- the LOC119444965 gene encoding basic proline-rich protein-like produces MVTEETSTYDTSDVTTDFTTTPPPPPPPPPPPPPPPPPPPPPPPPPPPPPPPPPPPPPPPPPPPPPPPPPPPPPPPPPPPPPPPPPPPPPPPPPPPPPPHLHRLSPPRLLTTTTSPTSPASTATSSTTPASSTTPASTTTSSASPPPPPPPPPPPPPPPPPPPPPPPPSTLPTSSASLHHPPPPPPPPPPPPPPTPPPPPPPPPPPPPPPPPPPPPPPPPPPPPPPPPPPPPPPPPPPPPPPPPPPPPPPPPPPPPPPPPPPPPPPPPPPPPPPPPPPPPPPPPPPPPPPPPPPPPPPPPPPPPPPPPPPPPPPPPPPPPPPPPPPPPPPPPPPPPASPTTPASATTSTSTSSTSTASSASATSTASSTTPTSSAPCCFDYYYST; encoded by the coding sequence ATGGTCACGGAGGAGACAAGTACATACGATACTAGTGACGTCACCACAGACTTTACCACGACTCCACCTCCTCCCccacctcctccgcctcctccacCTCCGCCGCCTCCACCACCCCCGCCTCCGCCCCCACCTCCACCGCCCCCACCTCCTCCACCTCCACCACCTCCTCCCCCGCCACCTCCTCCACCTCCACCAcctccgccaccacctccgccaCCTCCCCCACCTCCCCCGCCTCCTCCACCTCCCCCGCCTCCTCCACCTCCACCACCTCCCCCGCCTCCGCCACCTCCCCACCTCCACCGCCTCTCACCACCCCGCCtcctcaccaccaccacctccccCACCTCCCCCGCCTCCACCGCCACCTCCTCCACCACCCCCGCCTCCTCCACCACCCCCGCCTCCACCACCACCTCCTCCGCCTCCCCACCTCCACCGCCTCCACCTCCGCCTCCACCGCCACCTCCCCCACctccaccaccacccccacctcCTCCCTCCACCCTCCCCACCTCCTCCGCCAGCCTCCACCACCCCCCGCCTCCACCACCACCTCCTCCGCCTCCCCCCCCACCCACCCCACCTCCTCCACCACCTcccccgcctcctccgcctccccCGCCTCCTCCGCCACCCCCGCctcctccaccaccaccacctccccCGCCTCCACCACCTCCCCCGCCTCCACCACCTCCCCCGCCTCCGCCACCTCCCccacctcctccgcctcctccacCACCCCCGCCTCCTCCGCCACCCCCGCCTCCTCCACCTCCACCACCTCCCCCGCCTCCACCACCTCCCCCGCCTCCGCCACCTCCCccacctcctccgcctcctccacCACCCCCGCCTCCTCCACCACCCCCGCCTCCACCAccacctcctccgcctcctccacCGCCTCCTCCACCACCCCCGCCTCCACCTCCGCCTCCTCCACCTCCACCACCTCCCCCGCCTCCACCGCCACCTCCCCCACCTCCACCACCGCCACCCGCCTCCCCCACCACCCCCGCCTCCGCCACCACCTCCACCTCCACCTCCTCCACCTCcaccgcctcctccgcctccgcCACCTCCACCGCCTCCTCCACCACCCCCACCTCCTCCGCCCCCTGCTGCTTCGACTACTACTATTCCACGTGA